A window of Adhaeribacter arboris genomic DNA:
AATTGAATAAGAGCACGATTGAAAACTATACGAAATTTTTATTGTGCTTAGTTTTCTGTCCTTTCTATAGGCTCAGCTGCATCGGAAATTTGGTTCATAACAATGCAAATGGACATTATCCGGTTGAGCGAAGTACTCAAAATTATGGCTGTGAAAGCGCAGCCCTTTGATATTGTGTACTGCACCGCGGATGTAAAGAAAGGTACCGGAGGGGAAATTAAGGTGCGGAATGGTTGCCGGCTCTCCGGTATAAAAAAAGTCAATACCGAACCAGCTGAGCCAACTGAAACAGTACCAGTACCAGCTGGTAAAACTTCCAAAAATCCGCATCACTTCGAAAACGCCACCCGCAATATCATCAAAGCTAATGGCGCTGTTCGGACCGTCCACATTTTCCTGATTCTACAATTCAACGGTAAGAAAGTAATTATTTAATGGCAACAGTCAATAAAGCCGGCACCATGGCCTTCAGCACCCGGTCAAGTGTTATGATGAAAACTAATACCGGTTTTTCTGGAACCAAATCCAGCGAGGCCGGCGACGTGCCCACCACTTCGGTGCAAAAAAATGAGGGCAGCTCGGCCATTGAGTTCTGGGGAGATGATAATATGTTCCCGCAGAACGTGCGCAAGGAAGTGGAAAAGAACACCATCTTGCCCACCGTCTTGCAACGCCGGGCGGAGTTCTGGTACGGGGGCGGTATTGTTTACGGCACGCTGGAAGGCTACGACAGTAACAATAACGAAATATTTAAACGCGCTCAGCCGGGCCAGTTTCCGGAAGTAGATTTATTTTACCACCGTTCGAAACTCAATCGCTATGCCTTCGAAGGCTTTCTGGATTTATCCTGGTGGGCAAACACTTTCCCGGAATTAATCCTTAGCCGAGACCGCAAGAAAATAAATAAAATTACCATCCAGGAGGCGCCTTATTGCCGCTATTCCAAGGCCGATAAAAAGACGGGTGCTTTCAAATACGTGTACGTGAATGCCAATTGGGGCGAAGGTGGCCGGCACGATGATGAGTACGCTACGCCGGTACATGTACTGGATCCTTACGCCGATCCGGTAGAAGACCTGCAAAGCCACACTGACAGTTTCAAATACATTTACCCGGTTTCCGTTCCCTCTCCGGAGAAAAATGCTTACCAGCTCGCTAGCTGGAACAGCATCCGGCGCTCCGGTTGGCTGGAAGTTGCCCAGGCCATTCCAGAATTTAAAAAAGCCTTGTTTAAAAATCAGCTTACCATCAAGTACGTCGTGGAAGTGCATGCCTCCTACTGGCTGTGGAAGTACAAGGACTGGGAAACCAAAACGGATGATGAGCGCCGGAGAATTATTTCCGAGGAGCTGGATGAGTTCGATAAAGTAATGGCGGGTACCGATGGTGCCGGCAAGTCTATTCTTACCACAACCATTACGGTGGACGGCGAAACCATCGCCGCCTTTAAAGTAACGGCCATCGATGATAAATTAAAAACCGGTCTGTACATCGAAGACTCCCAGGAAGCTTCTTCCCACATTTTCACCGCTCTGGGCTTGGCTCCCACGCTGATGGGCATTAGTCCGGGTAAAGGCATGGGTGCCGGCAGTGGCTCCGACGCCCGGGTGGCCTTCAATAATTTTATTTCTACTTCCAAATTTCAGCAAGACTTAATCCTGGAACCGCTGCACCTGGTGCGCGACTACAACGGCTGGGACCAGAGCCTAGTCTTCCGGATCCAGAACCCTTTAATTATGACGCTCGATGCCGGCCAGCCGGTCCAGCAAGAAACTAAATAGCCATGGCTTTAATTAAAACAATCGAAGAATTTCAAAAGTGGGTGGGTGTTAACGAAAGCACGAGCCTCGAAGCAGTCATGGGTGACATTCTGCTGGTAGAAGATGAAGTTATTGTCAAATACCTGGGCCGTAACTTTTATGAAGAGTACGAAGAAAAATACCAGGCCGGTGGTTTAAACGATTTAGAAAACAAGTTGCTGGATAAACTCCAGTTGGCTATCAGTAATCTGGCGCAGGAAAGCTACTTAGATTTAAATCAGGTACAAATCAGTGACGGTGGTATTCATATCAACAGTTCCGAAACCCGCAAAACAGCATTTCAGTGGCAGATTAATAACCTGCGCCGAGGCTTTTTACGCAAAGGCTACAATGGCCTGGAACGCGCCTTAAATCTACTGGAAGACAATATTGATGCGGAGGAGTTTGCTACTTGGTCAGAATCGCCGGTCGCTACGGTTTTTCAACAGTACTTTATTAATACCGCGCAGGAGTTCTCCAAGTATTATAACATTTACGATTCCCGGCTGACTTACCTGGCTCTGCTGCCGATCCTCAAGAAGGAAGAGCGCTTTTTAATCGAGCCGGTGCTAGGCGCCGGTCTTTTCGAAGAAATTAAAGAGCAGATCAAGGATCGGGACCTATCTCCCGAGAATAAAATTTTACTCGAGGAGTTTATCCGGCCGGCGCTGGCGCACCTGGTGGTGGCGCATGCCTTAGCCGAAGAAGGCTTCCGGTTAACACCGGACGGCATCGAGCTGACCTTTGGCCGCTTTGATGAGCTGAATAAAGAAAAAGCCTCCGAGAGTGCCAGCCAATTAAATCGCAAAATCCGGAACGCTCATCAGGATGGCCAGGCTTACTTGGTAAAACTGAGAAATTACCTTAACGAAAAATCCTCAGTTACTACTTACCATTCTTACTTTATCAGCTCCCTTTACCAATTCCCAGGATCCGCGCAAAATGTCGTGATCCGCAACACCGACCCAACCGCTAAAACCTACCGCTTCTTTTAATATGTCTGCCAATCAATCCACCCTAACTATTACCCGCGTCCTTCGCGAAGCCAAACAAACTTTGGGAACCATGACCGTTAAACTTGGCTCTCAGGTTATTTATAACTGTAAATCTTTAGAGCTGCCCTGGCGCAACAACAAGCCGAAAGTAAGCTGCATTCCGCCCGGTATCTACCAGGTGGTAAAACGCAACTCGCCCAAGTACGGCGACCACTTCCATATCCAGGACGTGCCCGGTCGGGATTATATTTTAATTCATCAGGGTAATTACCACACCGACATTCTGGGCTGCATTCTACCTGGCCAAGCCCATACCGATATTAACGGCGATGGACTACGCGATGTAACTAATAGCAAGAATACCTTGCGCATGCTGTTGAGCCTTTTTCCAGAAAGTTTCACGTTAACCATCGCATAAGGCTTATGTACTTCCAAAACATTTTGTTACCGCAACTTTTGCCCATTCTTCTGGGCCTCATCAACCGGTATATTTTTTCTGACTGGAGTTTTATTGCTTTTCTGATGGTGGCTGTTTCGCTCGATACCGTAACGGGCATCTGGGTAGCTTATAAGTTTCGCAAGATCCACAGCATGCGTTTACGGAAGCAGTTTTGTGAAAAGGTGGCGCAGTACGGTGTGGGCTTAATTCTGGTGCACATTCTTTCTTCCCACCTGGTAGACGGCCAGCCTAATCAAGCTTTTAATACTTTAATGCCCTACTTCAAAGGTGTGATGTACATGGTTTTCCTGGGAGCCGAATGCATTAGCGTGGATGAAAACATGGGAAAACTGGGCTTGCCTTTTTTACCCAAGTGGTTTCGCCGGCGCATGCAGGAGTTTAACGAAACCGGAGTACTTCCCCCTCCCCCTACTAAAATTACTTCTGAAACTGAAAATCAATCCAATTAAAAAATCATGAAAAATTATTTATTTGTTCTGACTTTATTGTGTCTTGTAAGCTGCAAAACGTTGCAGCCGGAGCCGGCTGCTCCTACCCAGGCTCCTTCTGATCAGCCGGAGCTTATCACTCCTCAGAAAACTTTGGCTCAGCCGGCACCATCGGTTTACCAGCTGCCGGCTGGCTTAACGGGCCGGCAAAAACTAAAAGCTATTCAGGCCCTGGCCAAGCGCGACACACCCGTAGTGCCCCGAAAGATTAAAGTAAATCAGGATAACCGGGTTAAGGATAAAAGTAAAGTGGCCGTTGATCAGCGCGTGAAAGATAAAAGTAAAGTGAAGGATCAAAAGAAAAGCCTGAAGAAAGAAAAGCTACAACCAGCTCCTAAAGTTGATTCCACTCACCAAGGCAAAGCATGGGCAGTATTTTGGTTTACGCTTTTTCTCGTGGCTATTGTCCTACAACTTTATTGGAACCGAAAAAAGCTCTGGACCAGGCTGGTCAAATTAGTGACTAAACGAAAAGCAAAGTAAATTAAAGTAGCATTGATGAAATAAGGGTAGTTGTAACTTGCCCATCATTTGATATTTTAAAATATACTCTATAATCAGTTACTTAATTACCATAAAGTTTGAAATTTATTAAACATTAAGCGTAATACTATTATTTTCATCCAAGCCTTTAATCTTACTTAAAATTTCTTTTGGCGAGTTTTTGTTAAACGTGTACTTATTTTTTACAACTATTCCACCCTCATCGAATATCTCTTGATTGTAAAAATCCAACGACTCTAATTCACTTAAAGTAATGTTTAATGCTTTAGCGAGATTAGGATAATTCATTTGCTTTTCTTTTTATATGTACCTCTTTTTTTCCCTTTGCATGGTTTTAAATAATTAGCTATAATGGCAAAATCTTCAATAGTAATAAATTTACTAATATCACCTCCAAACTTATTTTTGCAAAATTTGTAGGTAGGAGTAATCTTTTTTAATTATTAGGAACGCCCGTGCTCCTAACTGATTGGATGCTTTGCTTTCCACCTTATCACCGATTGGTGAGAAATTTCAAGTTTCTTGCCAATTGCCCGATCGGACAAACCTTCTTTTACTAATAGCGGAATTTGGTTTAACAATTCTGAAGATACTCCCGGCCGGCCAAGTTTGATTCCTTTTGCTGCCACTCGCTCCAATCCGGCTTTTACCCGCTCGGATTGCCGGAGCTTTTCTTGCTTAGCCAAGGTGGCCAGCAAGGAAATAATCATTTCTTTGAAAATGCCGGTACTGTCCAGATACTGCTCCGTGAAAGATTTAAATTGAACGCCATAGCTTTCCAGCTGCGCCAGGTAGAGAATAGTCTGGCTCACGCCTTCTCGGCTAAACCGGTCCAGACTCCAGAAAAACACTAGGTCAAATTTGCGCTGGTGCGCATCCGTAAACATTTGTTTGAATTCAGATCGATCCGAGCGGCCGCCGCTGACTTGTTCCTGGTACTCTTTGTAAATGGTGTGCCCCATGGCTTGCGTCCACCGGCGCAATTCTAATAATTGGTTTTCGGTTGTTTGATGCTGCTTGGTAGAAACCCGGGCGTAAATGGCTACTTTCATGGTCCTAAAACTACTGTTTTTGGAGCAATTTTTAAACCCCTTCAATAGGCATTAAAAGGCCATTTTTTACCCTAAAAACCGGAGGGTTTTTGGACCACCCAAATTTACCTACAAACTACTCCCTGGATGCTGGTACTGGCGAAGCTGCATTAGGAAATTTCGTAAGAACTGCATCTGGTCAAATTCGTGTTCCCATTTATCCCGGCTCCCCGGATCGTAAATAAGGGCAGTGGCTTCCAGGTTAGCCAGGTAGTTAAGCAAGTAATTGCAATCGGGTACCTGGTCTAAGAACTCGACCAGGGCCGCCAGCGTGTTTTCGGTGAGGTGAGGCATACCCGCAATGGTGTAGATGGTTTGCCCGTTTTCTTCTTTCTTCGAGATGCCCACAGTTAGGTATTTTTAAATTCACTCAAGTTGGCAAATACGTCTTTTAATTGAAACAGGAAAGTCAAGGTGTTTTTCAGCTCCAGGCTGTCGGTTTCTTCGCTGTCAAAATTCAGGCTCACAAAGCGAATGGTAGCTTCCAGGTGTTCGGCTATTTCATCGGGGTTATCATGCCGTCTTTCGTGCAAGTACAGAAAGAAGGGCCGCATATTGATATGCCGGTGGCTGAAAGGGTTCAGTACTAGTTGCGGTGGGTTGCTTGGTTCGTTCATGGGCGGGGAGTGAGGAATGAGGTGATGCTTTTTACAATGAGCACCGGAATTTTCTGGCCGGGCCGCAAAATGCCGAAACAAACCGGCAGTAATATTTTTGGGTTTTGTGGCTTTAAAATCATATATTGGGGGGCTTTACTTAATGCTTGTCAAGTTATTTGGTTAGTTAGCCCGGGGAGGTCGCAGCCCCCGGGCTATTTTTGTTTTACGGCAATGGCCAGCGCTGCCACCGGGGCCTCAGCCTCGCGCATAAAATCGAAGGTCATTTGGCGGTTGTTGGCCAGCCACTGCTCAAAGGTGAGGCTTTTAAGGCTGTTGAGCCGGTTGGTTTCCTGGCGCACAATGTGCTGGGCATTGCGGAACGTGGAGCGTACCTCGTTTACCCGGTCTATTTGCTCCTGGGTGGCTTTTTGCTTTTGCTCCAGGAAGGTGGTGTGATCGGCGAAGTTCTGGTAGAGGATTTCGTAACAGAGCAGTTTGTACTTCTTGACCGATTCCTGCGCCTCTACCCGCACGTTCTTGGGGTTAATGGTAAACAGCCAACCAAAGACAAATTTTAAAGGCAAACAGAACATTTCCCGCTCCTTTCCATCAGCTCCAACTGTATAGCTAAGCTGTATAGTTGAAGCTAGAATTTCGTCATTTTTTATCTTTTCGATTTGACCTTGAGGCAATATTCCTAAAGCTTCACAGATGGGTTTAATAGGAACGAGCTTTTGACCGTTTTCAATAACGATAATATCCACGTCATTAATTTTTGCAATTGTTTTAGGTAGTGCTTCCATATTATAATTATTTATATTTAGTTATAAACTATCACAAATGTATATTATTTATAATTAATTATAAAGAGTTATAGAAAATATTTTTTTATAACTAATAATTATTAATTTTGAGCATGAAAAAGCTACAAATTCAAATATCTGACGAAGCTCACTCGGAACTCCTTAAATTACAGTTATTAAGAAAAGTTAATAGAGAACCTAGAACTACTATTGTTGAAATAGCCAGTGATGTTTTGGAAGGATGTCTGCTAGGAGATGAGCAAGATAAAAACGAAAACCCCGGCAAATAGCCAGGGTTTAGTAAATTTTAGCTTGCAAAGTAATGAAATTATTAATGGTAGAACTTATTACAAATGCGTTAGAAGTGGTAAACCATCATAAAAACTGAGACACCTTCTCGATAGTTAGCGGCTTTTCAATACAATCAATTCCGGGATATTTCTTGGACCTGGCAATATCCAAATAGTGCGTAGAGCTACTAACTAAAACAATCTTAATATCCGCTTTGCTTAAATCTGCCGATGTTTGCAGGGCTTCTAAAAACTCGAAGCCATCCATTACGGGCATATTAATATCCAGTAAAATTAACTCGGGGCATTGCTCTTGCTCACAAACCCGTTTGACTATTTCCAAGGCTGCTAATCCATGTTCGGCGGTTAGAACTTCTACTTCTATTTCGGCGCGTTTAAGAGTTCTTTGCGATAAGAAAATAGCAGTTGCATCATCATCTACTAGTAATATTTTTTTGGGAGTGGACATAAATAAAATCATTGAACCATCCTACATTTTAAGCAATGGTATCACAAGGTACCTCGATTAAAATTAGGATAACGAATTATGTATCATTTAACACGTATTTATGCGGATGAACACGTGTTAATATGGAAAGTTTTTATTTAAACTAACTGTAGATACTTAGTAGTTTAGTAACCTTTGGTGTTTTTTAGAACTAGCTACTGGATAAGCCAAGGCCTAGGTCAAGGCTTTTTTTGTCCTTTCTATAGGTCAGCTGCCTGCTGAACTTCGCCTAGTAAACTCCCCTACTATGCACGTAGTCGAATTAAAATACGGTAAAAAGCACTTACAAAAGCAAACACTCCTGCCTTTAAGCTTTCCAAAATACGAGCTTAATCAATTTTAAAATCATCTAAATTATCAATCTGGCGCTTTCTTAATAGTTGCCGTTGTTCATCAATTTGCTTGAGCAACTCAGTTTTCCTTTTAATTGGGGTATTAGGATCGTGCAGTTCGGTTTGCAGTTCTTTTATCCATTCTTTTATTAATTTACAGGCTCGCCAATGTCCTAATTCGCGGTACAACCATTTAATAAAGAAAGCTAAACCATAACCGGTAGGTGGAGAAAGAGATACGGCAATTTGCCGGGTATGCGCATCTTTTATAAGATTGGCTAGAGTAGCCAGTACGGTAGAAAGGCCAACGGCCAGCGTAACATTTCCTCCATTTAACGGATGTTTGCTGCCCGGTATTATTTCCCCCATTAACGAATCAGATCCTGTAATTGCTTACTTACCTTTTCATCGTAGTGGCGGGTAATAGTAACAGATTTGCCGGTAACTTTATGGGTTAAAGTAATCTTATCCGAAAATAACGAAGTAGCCATCCGAACAATCGGAACCAGGCTAACAATACTAGCTATTACCAGTATAAGACTACTCCATATATTTAAAGACTCCATATTACCTCCTCTATATTTATTTTTTTCATTATATTATATTTAAATATAATACAAATTACGATATTTAGGTAAGCTTTGGTATAAAAATTTTACAAATATTTTCACTTTTATTTATTTTTACTCAAAATGTTCATATCCCTTTCTAAAAGGAATCCAAGTCGATCATCCTTTTATAATTAAATGCTCGATTTTATTTATTAAGTAGATTTTATGTCATTTCGGCACTATTAAAGCTGCTAGAACTTTGCACAGTAATCTCCCTTACTATGCACTTAGCAGAATTAAAATACAATAAGAAGCATTTTAAAAAGCAGGTTCCTGAACTGCGTGTAACATAGGCGATTTCTCCCTTACTTAAAGAAAGTTGTTTTTAATGGAATAGGGTTATTGTCGTTTGAACTTTAAGACTAACTTACTAGTTATTATAAAGTACAGGGCGGCCTAAGGGATAACAGCGTTTCTGCTGTATATGGCTCTAACTGATTGGGGGGCACCTTTTTCCTCGCCCCTAACGGAATCATCTCATTCGGTTGCTTTTGCTTTCGATATTGCCACTAACCATTTTACTTATCTTAATCCAGCTTTTGAAACTGTTTGGCTTAAAACTCGGAAAAGTACGCAAGACAACCCAGCTTCGTTGCTCAATACTATCCATCCAGATGATAGAATTCACGTTTTTCAAGCTTATGAAGAACTGTTGGCAGGTACTTTACTGCTGGATATGGAATTTCGGATTATATTGAGGAGCCACACCCAACGATGGATCAGCGTCCGGCCTAAACTATTAACGGAACAATTAGTCATAGTTGGTTTTGCGGACGATATATCCGCTCAAAAGCAACACAAAGAAACGCTCCAAAAATTTGCCGATAAAAAGAACTCCATTCTCAATATTTTATCCCATGACTTGGCTGGTCCATTTGCCAATATTCAGAGCTTGGCTACCATATTAGCGCAATATACTGTAGGTATTGAAAATGAAGAAATCCGTGGTATAATTAATATTATTCAGCAAAGCAGTAAACAAGGTATGGATCTCATTCAAGAATTCATTAGACAAGAATTTTTGGAATCAGCCGCAGCTGCTTTAGTTATGGTACGGGTAAACCTAATAGAGAAGCTGCAAATTGTAATGGATGAGTATCTGCCTACGTCTAGAATAACCGGCATAACTTTTCATTTTATAACTTCTACCGATAAAGTTTTCCTAACCCTGGATATGCCTAAATTCTTCCAGGTAATTAATAATTTAGTTTCTAATGCGATAAAATTTACGCCGGATGGGGGTAATATTACTATTTCGGTGGAAGAACAAGAAGATTCTGTTTTAATTAAAGTGGCAGATACCGGAATTGGTATTCCGGCAAAATACCATGCTACACTATTTGATAAGTTTACCAATGCCCGACGACCTGGCATTAAAGGGGAACCTTCGGTTGGTTTGGGTATGTCTATCATTAAAACAATTGTAGAGTGGCACCAAGGTAAAATTTGGTTTGAGAGCCAAGAAAATAAAGGCACTACCTTTTTTATTCAGGTGCCAAAAAGTATAAATTAATATTACCTCATTTTAGATAGCCCAAGCATATAGCTGGGCTTTTTTATGTCCTTTCTATAGGTTAGTGCCTTGCTGAACTTCGTATAGTAATCTCCCTTACTATGCACCTTGAAGAATTAAAACACGGTAAAAAGCACTTAAAAATGCATTATGCTTTAATAATAGCATCAAGGAATTGCTATTAACTTGATAGAAACAATCTGTCTTATCCAACGGGCATGCCTCTTTTCACCAGGCACTATTACTTGAAAAGGCCCATCCTTCTGGTCTAATGGTTTCCCATCTGCCTGAAAAGCTAAAATAATGGTTTTATCGGTGAAAAGCGGATCCAATTCAGCCAAGGCATAAATTACTTTGTACTTATCAGCGGCGGTAACTAACACATAAGAGGTGATAGTATTTTTCTTACCTGGTTCCCCTACTCCTGCTCCCGCCATGTTTAATATATCCGTCAATAAAACTCCCGTGTAGGTGTGCTGCTTCTCATCATGGCCCTTTACGTCCACAGTTATTGATTTCATAGCCATAAGGTCTTTTTCTGAAAGGGAAAGGGTTTTTAAACCTTCACCACTAATTTGCAAGGAGGCGGTAGGAATAGCTGTTTGGGCATAAGTTGTAGGCGTGGTTACCTGAAATAATAACAACAGCAAGCCAAATAAATATTTCATATAAATTTTATTTAAGAATAAAGAAGTCCTAAGATATAGAACTTAATCCTTTTATAAAGGCATTATCAGGGGCTTTATAAAAATAAAATACACCATGCATTTATGTCCTTTCGATAGGTTCGTTGCCTGCTGAACTTTGCATAGTAATCTCCCTTACTATGCACTTAGTAGAATTAAAATACAACAAAAAGCGTATTGAAAAGCAGGTTCCAGCTTCCTGGAACGAGCTCTCGGGCAAACAACTGGTTCGGGTTATTGCTGCGTTGCTGACCATCCGGGATAAGCACACCTTGCAGTTAACCCTGATCCAGATCCTGCTGCAAGTAAAATCTTCCTTTCTGAATCTATGCACGGTCGAGCAGAAGATCTACTTGGCACAGCTTACCCAATTTATTACCAAAGGCGGATTACTCACAAAGCAATTATTGCCGGTTATTTCCTTGGGAAAATGGCGCAGGCAAAAGTATTATGGTCCTGCCTCCAGCTTTCGCAACCTGCTTTTCCTGGAATTTATTTTTTCGGATACTTATTTCATCGCCTGGTCCAAAAAACAGAACGAAGAGTTACTGAATAAATTTATTGCCTGCCTGTACCGGGAGCGTACCTGGTTTCACTTCATCAAAAAACGATTTTCTAGTTATAATGGCGATAATCGCCGGGCCTTTAACTCGCACCTGGTAGAAGTCCGAGCCCATAAACTGGCTCAGCTACCTCTGGAAGTAAAGCAATCCATCGTTCTCTGGTACCGCGGTTGCCGCGAAGAGCTGGAGAAAGATTACCCTCGGGTTTTTTCCGGCGATAACCAGCAAGCGGCCGAGCGCACCGGCTGGGACGGCGTGCT
This region includes:
- a CDS encoding DUF6712 family protein, which codes for MALIKTIEEFQKWVGVNESTSLEAVMGDILLVEDEVIVKYLGRNFYEEYEEKYQAGGLNDLENKLLDKLQLAISNLAQESYLDLNQVQISDGGIHINSSETRKTAFQWQINNLRRGFLRKGYNGLERALNLLEDNIDAEEFATWSESPVATVFQQYFINTAQEFSKYYNIYDSRLTYLALLPILKKEERFLIEPVLGAGLFEEIKEQIKDRDLSPENKILLEEFIRPALAHLVVAHALAEEGFRLTPDGIELTFGRFDELNKEKASESASQLNRKIRNAHQDGQAYLVKLRNYLNEKSSVTTYHSYFISSLYQFPGSAQNVVIRNTDPTAKTYRFF
- a CDS encoding phage holin family protein gives rise to the protein MYFQNILLPQLLPILLGLINRYIFSDWSFIAFLMVAVSLDTVTGIWVAYKFRKIHSMRLRKQFCEKVAQYGVGLILVHILSSHLVDGQPNQAFNTLMPYFKGVMYMVFLGAECISVDENMGKLGLPFLPKWFRRRMQEFNETGVLPPPPTKITSETENQSN
- a CDS encoding response regulator; this encodes MSTPKKILLVDDDATAIFLSQRTLKRAEIEVEVLTAEHGLAALEIVKRVCEQEQCPELILLDINMPVMDGFEFLEALQTSADLSKADIKIVLVSSSTHYLDIARSKKYPGIDCIEKPLTIEKVSQFL
- a CDS encoding phage antirepressor N-terminal domain-containing protein; protein product: MEALPKTIAKINDVDIIVIENGQKLVPIKPICEALGILPQGQIEKIKNDEILASTIQLSYTVGADGKEREMFCLPLKFVFGWLFTINPKNVRVEAQESVKKYKLLCYEILYQNFADHTTFLEQKQKATQEQIDRVNEVRSTFRNAQHIVRQETNRLNSLKSLTFEQWLANNRQMTFDFMREAEAPVAALAIAVKQK
- a CDS encoding DUF5675 family protein, whose product is MSANQSTLTITRVLREAKQTLGTMTVKLGSQVIYNCKSLELPWRNNKPKVSCIPPGIYQVVKRNSPKYGDHFHIQDVPGRDYILIHQGNYHTDILGCILPGQAHTDINGDGLRDVTNSKNTLRMLLSLFPESFTLTIA
- a CDS encoding PAS domain-containing sensor histidine kinase; amino-acid sequence: MALTDWGAPFSSPLTESSHSVAFAFDIATNHFTYLNPAFETVWLKTRKSTQDNPASLLNTIHPDDRIHVFQAYEELLAGTLLLDMEFRIILRSHTQRWISVRPKLLTEQLVIVGFADDISAQKQHKETLQKFADKKNSILNILSHDLAGPFANIQSLATILAQYTVGIENEEIRGIINIIQQSSKQGMDLIQEFIRQEFLESAAAALVMVRVNLIEKLQIVMDEYLPTSRITGITFHFITSTDKVFLTLDMPKFFQVINNLVSNAIKFTPDGGNITISVEEQEDSVLIKVADTGIGIPAKYHATLFDKFTNARRPGIKGEPSVGLGMSIIKTIVEWHQGKIWFESQENKGTTFFIQVPKSIN
- a CDS encoding recombinase family protein: MKVAIYARVSTKQHQTTENQLLELRRWTQAMGHTIYKEYQEQVSGGRSDRSEFKQMFTDAHQRKFDLVFFWSLDRFSREGVSQTILYLAQLESYGVQFKSFTEQYLDSTGIFKEMIISLLATLAKQEKLRQSERVKAGLERVAAKGIKLGRPGVSSELLNQIPLLVKEGLSDRAIGKKLEISHQSVIRWKAKHPIS
- a CDS encoding chromo domain-containing protein; the protein is MGEIIPGSKHPLNGGNVTLAVGLSTVLATLANLIKDAHTRQIAVSLSPPTGYGLAFFIKWLYRELGHWRACKLIKEWIKELQTELHDPNTPIKRKTELLKQIDEQRQLLRKRQIDNLDDFKID
- a CDS encoding molybdopterin-dependent oxidoreductase; the protein is MKYLFGLLLLLFQVTTPTTYAQTAIPTASLQISGEGLKTLSLSEKDLMAMKSITVDVKGHDEKQHTYTGVLLTDILNMAGAGVGEPGKKNTITSYVLVTAADKYKVIYALAELDPLFTDKTIILAFQADGKPLDQKDGPFQVIVPGEKRHARWIRQIVSIKLIAIP